A single Entelurus aequoreus isolate RoL-2023_Sb linkage group LG11, RoL_Eaeq_v1.1, whole genome shotgun sequence DNA region contains:
- the hapln2 gene encoding hyaluronan and proteoglycan link protein 2 — MRRALVLLVTCLTWTSALLAAPTELKYLLEPPVYAEVVGRRGEEATLPCVLKSKPAHYKVKWTKLEPGAIGPENIVMISDAHAFKRHGQLGPRASLRRAHSMDASLRLADLRLQDGGTYRCELIDDIEDESVAVTLRIDGVVFPYQSQNGRYKLTFSEAKTACEEQDGVLASHHQLYRAWTEDLDWCNAGWLQNGQVQYPIITPRPACGGAEPGPGIRNYGLKDKQRDRFDAFCFTSLTTGSVFHVAGSFSFEQAQQTCARHAADLALVGQLYSAWRFHNYHRCDGGWLRDGSVRFPVAKPRGRCGGLADPGVRSFGFPPKSSHLYGAYCYQEVLRSQ; from the exons ATGAGGCGCGCCCTGGTTCTTCTCGTCACCTGCCTCACCTGGACCTCGGCTCTGCTCGCAG CCCCCACCGAGCTGAAGTACCTCCTGGAGCCGCCCGTTTACGCCGAGGTCGTCGGCCGGCGCGGCGAGGAAGCCACCCTGCCGTGCGTCCTAAAAAGCAAACCGGCCCACTACAAAGTCAAATGGACCAAGCTGGAGCCGGGCGCCATCGGCCCCGAGAACATCGTGATGATTTCCGACGCGCACGCCTTCAAGCGACACGGCCAGCTGGGGCCGCGGGCGTCCCTGCGGCGAGCCCACAGCATGGACGCCTCCCTGCGGCTCGCCGACCTGCGGCTACAAGATGGCGGCACGTACCGCTGCGAGCTCATCGACGACATCGAGGACGAGAGCGTGGCGGTCACTCTGAGGATAGACG GTGTGGTTTTCCCCTATCAGAGCCAAAATGGCCGCTACAAGCTGACCTTCAGCGAGGCCAAGACGGCGTGCGAGGAACAGGACGGCGTGTTAGCCTCTCACCACCAATTGTACAGAG CCTGGACCGAGGATCTGGACTGGTGCAACGCGGGCTGGTTGCAGAATGGACAGGTCCAGTACCCCATCATCACGCCTCGGCCTGCCTGCGGAGGAGCAGAACCGGGTCCCGGCATTCGCAATTACGGACTTAAAGACAAGCAGCGGGATCGTTTCGACGCCTTTTGCTTCACCTCGCTGACCACCG GGTCCGTCTTCCACGTGGCGGGCTCCTTCTCCTTTGAGCAGGCCCAGCAAACGTGCGCACGCCACGCAGCTGACCTGGCCTTGGTGGGCCAGCTCTACTCCGCCTGGCGCTTCCACAACTACCACCGCTGTGACGGCGGCTGGCTGAGAGACGGCAGCGTGCGCTTCCCCGTCGCCAAACCCAGGGGGCGCTGTGGGGGCCTCGCCGACCCGGGGGTGCGCTCCTTCGGGTTCCCGCCCAAGTCCTCGCATCTCTATGGCGCTTACTGCTACCAGGAAGTCCTCAGATCACAGTAG